A genomic window from Candidatus Saccharibacteria bacterium includes:
- a CDS encoding ComEC/Rec2 family competence protein has translation MRARLLLGRLWHYACNSRAHISWLITAGCLGLVAGVGLSILPTSVWQDGTIWLILGFVLCMIAIVSRLRIMIVAAFMAGLLFGVWRGMTARTDLSVYRQYIGQEVRIIGTIADDPDVDASNVVKLRIENVEIITQSDDDRLQGEPDITSYFEPMPGQIWLSSVMSFHNIKRGDHVEASGTLKGGFGSFAATVSYGQLDHIERSDQADPLRDLRDGFGERLRSVIPAPAVDLGMGILAGQKTALPADLSQAFIIASLTHIVVASGYNLTILIRFARRLFAKVSRLVALIFSSGLAIGFAALVGFSPSMTRASLVAMLSLVAWYYGRRFHPVALLAVVAAITVIINPTSVWGDVGWYLSFLSFVGVIILAPLLTAYFFGEKQADNKEPTKTSPMASLRQVFIETLSAQLVAAPIMALFMGQFSLYGMLANILALPLLPLVMLLTFLSGVMAFLLPTAIASVIAWPATQLLNYVIGVANWVSELPLAQSKVAISLPVIIGMYVVMFGVIIYLKLKTRHDFRSDNVVE, from the coding sequence ATGAGAGCTCGATTGTTACTAGGGCGATTGTGGCACTATGCATGCAACTCGCGAGCTCACATTTCTTGGCTGATCACAGCCGGTTGTTTAGGGCTGGTTGCTGGCGTTGGTTTATCGATTTTGCCGACTAGCGTGTGGCAGGACGGCACAATTTGGCTGATCTTGGGGTTCGTTTTATGTATGATTGCAATCGTCAGCCGACTCCGCATCATGATCGTAGCAGCGTTCATGGCTGGTCTATTATTTGGAGTGTGGCGCGGCATGACGGCTCGCACCGATTTATCTGTTTACCGGCAATATATCGGGCAAGAAGTCAGAATCATCGGGACGATTGCTGATGATCCGGATGTAGACGCGAGTAACGTCGTGAAACTGCGCATCGAAAATGTAGAAATCATAACACAGTCAGATGACGACCGCTTGCAGGGCGAACCGGATATCACGAGCTATTTTGAGCCTATGCCGGGCCAGATTTGGCTGAGTTCAGTAATGAGTTTTCATAATATTAAACGCGGTGACCATGTCGAGGCAAGCGGTACATTAAAGGGTGGTTTCGGTAGTTTTGCAGCAACAGTGAGCTACGGTCAATTGGATCATATTGAACGTTCAGATCAGGCCGATCCACTACGCGATCTGAGGGATGGCTTTGGAGAAAGGCTGCGGTCGGTGATACCTGCGCCGGCGGTGGATCTCGGCATGGGGATTTTAGCTGGTCAAAAGACTGCTTTGCCGGCAGATTTGTCTCAAGCCTTTATCATTGCGAGCTTGACGCACATCGTGGTGGCGAGCGGCTACAACCTGACGATTTTGATTCGATTTGCGAGACGTTTGTTCGCCAAAGTCTCGCGGTTAGTCGCCTTGATTTTTTCCAGTGGGCTAGCCATCGGATTTGCGGCATTAGTCGGGTTTTCACCCAGTATGACTAGGGCGTCACTAGTTGCCATGTTGTCGCTCGTGGCCTGGTATTACGGTCGGAGATTTCATCCAGTTGCGTTGCTCGCAGTTGTGGCGGCTATCACGGTCATCATTAATCCCACGAGCGTTTGGGGTGATGTTGGCTGGTATTTGTCATTCCTCAGTTTCGTTGGTGTGATTATTCTGGCGCCACTATTGACAGCCTATTTCTTTGGGGAAAAGCAGGCGGACAACAAAGAACCGACCAAAACATCACCGATGGCGAGCTTGCGACAGGTCTTTATCGAAACGTTGAGCGCGCAGTTAGTGGCTGCGCCGATAATGGCGCTATTTATGGGGCAGTTTTCGCTCTATGGTATGCTTGCGAATATCTTGGCGTTACCGCTTTTACCGCTCGTTATGTTGCTGACCTTTCTGTCTGGCGTCATGGCTTTCCTATTGCCAACCGCGATTGCCAGTGTTATCGCGTGGCCTGCGACGCAACTGCTGAACTACGTTATTGGTGTAGCGAACTGGGTGTCCGAATTGCCACTAGCCCAGAGCAAAGTTGCGATATCGTTGCCAGTCATCATTGGGATGTACGTGGTCATGTTTGGCGTCATCATATACCTGAAGTTGAAAACGCGGCACGATTTCCGCTCGGACAATGTGGTAGAATAG
- a CDS encoding DUF1727 domain-containing protein, which produces MKSLLLSSSLGKIVSKASRLRGGHGSALPGLVVEKVSPHFLRDTLTNLPYGVVVISGTNGKTTTTKIVVELLRAAGLKVFTNPSGSNFTRGIASVAALEMRRGRLDADIAVVELDEAHAVHFVRQVPPKYSLILNVLRDQLDRFGEIDTTAKLLAKVANQTTGTVVLNREDPLVAAITANRKVYFGYSGSVATLFPNDDELYSTKKRSSASQPDATVKLDELDGSTATFNIGSSELLLRGAHNALNAAAALALVREILGDKFEADESLAALSQVQPAFGRGESFTINGQPLELILVKNPSGFRISLASQNDPNAATMIAINDQYADGRDMSWLWDVDFSKLSSVAMISGVRAYDMALRLETSGINVGAVETDLTVAVDQFLTDRPMQIYATYTAMLKIRKALKARRQA; this is translated from the coding sequence ATGAAATCACTCCTTCTCTCTAGTAGTTTGGGAAAAATCGTGTCAAAAGCCTCTCGATTACGAGGTGGCCACGGTTCGGCTTTGCCTGGGTTGGTGGTCGAAAAAGTATCGCCACATTTCCTGCGAGACACCCTGACTAATTTACCGTACGGTGTAGTGGTCATTAGCGGCACTAACGGCAAGACAACGACGACGAAAATTGTCGTGGAGTTGCTACGGGCGGCTGGACTAAAAGTTTTTACAAACCCGAGCGGCAGCAATTTTACCAGAGGTATCGCTAGTGTGGCGGCGCTCGAAATGCGGCGTGGTCGGCTCGACGCCGATATCGCCGTTGTGGAACTCGACGAGGCGCATGCGGTGCACTTTGTGCGACAAGTTCCACCCAAATATTCTTTGATTTTGAACGTTTTGCGTGATCAGCTCGACCGATTTGGTGAGATCGATACCACGGCTAAATTGCTAGCCAAAGTAGCCAATCAAACTACTGGAACGGTGGTCTTGAACCGCGAAGATCCGCTCGTAGCGGCGATTACGGCGAACAGGAAAGTCTATTTCGGCTATTCCGGATCGGTTGCAACATTATTTCCGAACGATGATGAGCTCTATAGTACGAAAAAACGTAGCTCGGCTAGTCAGCCGGACGCTACAGTTAAGCTCGACGAACTGGATGGATCGACGGCGACATTTAACATCGGATCATCGGAATTATTGCTACGCGGTGCGCACAATGCGCTCAATGCGGCTGCGGCGTTGGCGCTAGTCAGGGAAATCCTGGGTGATAAATTTGAGGCGGACGAGTCGCTTGCGGCGTTATCTCAGGTTCAACCAGCCTTTGGTCGTGGCGAAAGTTTTACGATTAACGGTCAGCCGCTAGAGTTGATTTTGGTAAAAAATCCGAGTGGTTTTCGCATCAGTTTAGCTAGCCAGAATGATCCTAACGCAGCAACAATGATCGCCATTAACGACCAATATGCCGATGGGCGAGACATGAGTTGGTTGTGGGATGTGGACTTTTCCAAACTGTCGTCAGTTGCAATGATCAGCGGTGTCAGAGCGTATGACATGGCGTTGCGCCTAGAGACGAGCGGAATTAATGTTGGGGCGGTTGAAACTGATCTAACCGTGGCGGTAGACCAGTTTTTGACAGATCGTCCGATGCAAATCTATGCGACCTATACCGCGATGTTAAAAATTCGTAAAGCCCTAAAGGCACGGAGGCAAGCATGA
- a CDS encoding glutamine amidotransferase codes for MSRALNIVMLYPAEMNIYGDHGNLEFLTRRAELYGFKVSVVAYEPGDTFPDNVDIILGGGGQDSGQTKITDDLMQLAPKLRQLAQDGVPMLVICGLYQLFGHYFQTADDVKIPGIGLFDAYTVAGDKRLIGNIVTDWAGYQLVGYENHSGLTHLNDGQAGMATVVKGAGNNGQNNTEGARVHNVFGSYLHGPMLPKNPKLADEILLLAARRRFHDTALHPSGNEAKKALQLLDDLADKARAVAIARPR; via the coding sequence ATGAGTCGAGCTCTAAATATCGTCATGCTGTATCCGGCGGAGATGAATATTTACGGCGATCACGGCAACCTAGAGTTTCTGACGCGCAGGGCTGAGCTCTACGGTTTCAAGGTGAGTGTCGTAGCATATGAACCGGGCGACACTTTTCCGGATAATGTTGATATTATTTTAGGCGGTGGCGGTCAGGATTCGGGACAGACGAAAATCACCGACGATCTGATGCAGCTAGCACCGAAGCTACGTCAACTAGCGCAAGACGGCGTACCGATGCTGGTGATTTGTGGACTCTATCAGCTATTCGGGCATTATTTTCAGACGGCCGATGACGTCAAGATCCCGGGGATAGGATTGTTCGATGCCTATACCGTAGCTGGCGACAAACGCCTGATTGGCAATATCGTGACAGACTGGGCAGGTTATCAATTGGTTGGCTACGAGAATCATAGCGGGCTGACGCATTTAAATGACGGACAGGCGGGGATGGCTACGGTGGTAAAAGGAGCGGGGAACAACGGCCAGAACAATACAGAAGGCGCGCGGGTACACAATGTCTTCGGATCCTATCTACACGGGCCGATGTTGCCGAAAAACCCTAAATTAGCAGATGAAATTTTACTTCTAGCCGCCAGGCGACGCTTTCACGACACGGCGCTACATCCTAGTGGCAATGAAGCTAAAAAAGCCCTGCAATTACTAGATGATTTAGCCGACAAGGCGCGCGCGGTAGCAATCGCGCGCCCTCGCTAA
- a CDS encoding YebC/PmpR family DNA-binding transcriptional regulator, translating into MSGHSKWSTIKRQKGVADAKRGAVFTKIGNAIAIAARGGIDPTMNSALALAIEKAKSANMPAANIQRAIDRVADKSAAALEEVVYEGYGPGGIGIIIETATDNRNRTFPEVKSTLTKHGGNVAEPGSVAFQFTRKGVIHISLDGQAADDVLLMALDAGAEDATEDDGEIVVYTDMKDLHKVRAALADNGLKVTDANLEYVANTPVEISDPTVAQKALNLLDLLDELDDITAVHTNADITADV; encoded by the coding sequence GTGTCCGGACACAGTAAATGGTCAACCATCAAACGACAAAAAGGCGTCGCCGACGCCAAACGTGGCGCGGTTTTCACAAAAATCGGTAACGCGATCGCCATCGCCGCTCGTGGCGGCATCGATCCAACCATGAACTCAGCGCTAGCCCTAGCTATTGAAAAGGCAAAAAGTGCCAACATGCCGGCCGCCAATATCCAACGTGCCATTGACCGCGTGGCTGATAAATCAGCTGCCGCCCTCGAAGAAGTCGTCTACGAAGGCTACGGCCCGGGCGGCATCGGCATCATCATCGAAACAGCCACCGATAATCGTAATCGCACATTTCCAGAGGTCAAGAGCACTCTGACCAAACATGGCGGTAACGTCGCTGAACCTGGTTCGGTGGCCTTTCAATTTACACGAAAAGGCGTGATCCACATCAGCCTAGACGGCCAGGCAGCTGACGACGTGCTACTGATGGCGCTAGATGCTGGCGCCGAAGATGCCACCGAAGACGACGGCGAAATTGTCGTCTATACCGATATGAAAGACCTTCACAAAGTCCGAGCCGCGCTAGCCGATAATGGATTAAAAGTTACCGACGCTAACCTAGAATACGTCGCCAATACTCCGGTTGAGATCAGCGACCCAACTGTTGCACAGAAAGCACTGAACTTGCTAGACCTGCTGGATGAATTAGACGATATTACCGCCGTCCATACCAACGCGGACATCACCGCCGACGTCTAG